The following are encoded together in the Bacteroidales bacterium genome:
- the purL gene encoding phosphoribosylformylglycinamidine synthase encodes MIHFFRNKSSVYVLSKQDELTETDLMKLNWLFGDAGRIPDKNINGYFVGPRREMITPWSTNAVEITQNMGMAAIQRIEQFIEVDDENTPFDPMLSALYNGLDQLVFTIEKQPDPIVFVDDIAQYNHDEGLALSAEEVQYLDELSRRIGRKLTDGEVYGFAQVNSEHCRHKIFNGTFIIDGQEMPESLFSMIKQTSKAHPNRIVSAYKDNVAFVEGPVAEQFAPANQDKPDFFRVNDIETVISLKAETHNFPTTVEPFNGAATGSGGEIRDRMAGGRGSLPLAGTAVYMTSYPRLEAGRTWEEQFPERIWLYQTPLDILIKASNGASDFGNKFGQPLICGSLLTFEHAEPGKKWGYDKVIMLAGGVGYGNETDAQKGHPQPGDAVIVMGGDNYRIGMGGGAVSSVATGQFANHIELNAVQRSNPEMQKRVYNAIRAMVEAGHNPVVSIHDHGAGGHLNSLSELVEETGAVIEMEKLPVGDPTLSDKEIIGNESQERMGLILKPADVELMKRVSERERAPFYVVGHATGDHRFTFRKKGADIHPIDLDLTDFFGKPPKTVLEDKTLVEKFPDLHYDFAKIHEYIEAVLQIEAVACKDWLTNKVDRSVTGKVALQQCVGEIQLPLNNLGVVALDYQGEKGVATSIGHAPVAGLIDPARGSILAIAEALTNLVWAPLEQGLKGVSLSANWMWPARNEGENARLYRAVEAAAKFATALGINIPTGKDSLSMTQKYPDGEKVLAPGTVIISTVGEVTDIRKVVKPALVQEKDSAIVYIPFTKSGFELGGSSFAQVLDSLGTDTPDVADAEYFAKVFDGVQQLVIDELILAGHDVSAGGLITTLLEMNFPNQAGGLDINMDHMRDLILMRLLFSEKPAVVIQVRNGDAIMRRLLNSGIEAIKLGSFSEIRKINISHGSRSLEFDIDSLRELWFKTSYLFERNQTIPELALNRYKNYKKQPLKFRFNNDFSGHFAQFCIHPKRREHSRIKAAIIREKGVNGDREMAWSLYLAGFDVKDVHTTDLISGRETLEDINFIVFVGGFSNSDVLGSGKGWAGALLYNEKARTALGKFYARTDTLSLGICNGCQVMTELGLIYPDHKQHPKMEHNSSGKFESAFLNVDILPNESVMLKSLAGTRLGIWVAHGEGRFSFPLDESEYRIPVKFSYEEYPGNPNGSPHAAAGIVSDDGRHLAMMPHIERAILPWQWAHYPQQRRNDEMTPWLEAFVNAREWIKSKLENQSKA; translated from the coding sequence ATGATCCACTTCTTCCGCAATAAATCAAGCGTGTACGTCTTGTCAAAACAGGATGAACTTACCGAAACTGATCTGATGAAACTCAACTGGCTCTTTGGGGATGCCGGGAGAATTCCAGATAAAAATATCAACGGTTATTTTGTCGGACCCCGCAGGGAGATGATCACACCCTGGAGCACAAATGCTGTGGAGATTACTCAAAATATGGGGATGGCAGCTATTCAGCGCATTGAGCAGTTTATTGAAGTTGATGATGAAAATACTCCGTTCGATCCGATGCTTTCAGCACTATACAATGGCCTGGACCAATTGGTTTTTACGATCGAAAAACAGCCTGATCCAATTGTTTTTGTGGATGATATTGCTCAATATAACCATGATGAAGGGTTAGCGTTAAGTGCAGAAGAAGTTCAGTACCTTGATGAATTGAGCCGGAGAATAGGCAGGAAACTTACCGACGGGGAAGTGTATGGCTTTGCACAGGTGAACTCTGAGCATTGCAGGCATAAGATTTTCAACGGAACGTTTATCATTGATGGTCAGGAGATGCCCGAATCATTATTCTCGATGATAAAGCAAACTTCAAAAGCACATCCCAACAGGATTGTATCGGCCTATAAAGATAATGTTGCTTTTGTGGAAGGCCCGGTGGCAGAGCAGTTTGCGCCGGCAAACCAGGACAAACCCGATTTTTTCCGGGTAAATGACATCGAAACCGTGATTTCGCTCAAGGCCGAAACACATAATTTTCCGACCACTGTTGAACCATTCAATGGTGCAGCCACCGGATCCGGTGGTGAGATCCGCGATCGTATGGCCGGCGGCAGGGGAAGTTTGCCTTTGGCCGGAACAGCAGTTTATATGACCTCATACCCGCGACTGGAGGCAGGCAGAACCTGGGAAGAGCAATTTCCCGAACGGATATGGCTGTATCAGACTCCACTGGATATTCTGATCAAAGCTTCCAATGGCGCCAGCGATTTTGGCAATAAATTCGGTCAGCCGCTGATCTGTGGAAGCCTTTTAACTTTCGAACATGCTGAACCAGGCAAGAAATGGGGATATGACAAGGTGATCATGCTGGCCGGAGGTGTGGGTTACGGGAATGAGACTGATGCACAAAAAGGCCATCCGCAGCCTGGAGACGCTGTAATCGTGATGGGAGGAGATAACTACCGGATTGGTATGGGTGGCGGTGCTGTTTCGTCGGTGGCCACCGGTCAGTTTGCCAACCACATCGAACTGAATGCGGTGCAGCGTTCTAACCCCGAAATGCAAAAGCGGGTGTACAATGCCATCAGGGCGATGGTAGAAGCTGGTCATAACCCGGTTGTTTCCATTCATGACCACGGCGCCGGCGGACATCTGAACAGCCTTTCGGAATTGGTGGAAGAAACAGGGGCGGTGATTGAAATGGAAAAACTGCCGGTGGGTGATCCTACACTTTCCGACAAAGAAATCATTGGTAACGAGTCTCAGGAGCGTATGGGCTTGATTTTAAAACCCGCCGATGTGGAGCTGATGAAACGTGTTTCAGAGCGAGAACGGGCCCCCTTTTATGTCGTTGGACATGCTACCGGCGACCATCGGTTTACTTTCAGAAAAAAAGGCGCCGACATTCATCCGATTGACCTCGATCTGACAGACTTTTTTGGTAAACCGCCAAAGACAGTCCTTGAAGACAAAACACTGGTTGAAAAATTCCCGGATTTGCATTACGATTTTGCTAAGATTCATGAATACATTGAAGCAGTGCTTCAGATTGAAGCAGTAGCCTGTAAAGACTGGCTCACCAATAAGGTGGATCGCTCGGTTACAGGCAAAGTGGCCTTGCAGCAATGTGTCGGCGAAATACAGTTACCACTGAACAACCTGGGCGTTGTGGCTTTGGATTACCAGGGTGAAAAAGGCGTGGCCACTTCCATTGGTCATGCGCCGGTTGCAGGTTTGATTGATCCTGCAAGGGGGAGTATCCTGGCCATTGCCGAAGCCTTAACCAACCTGGTGTGGGCGCCGCTGGAACAGGGATTAAAAGGGGTTTCACTCTCAGCCAACTGGATGTGGCCTGCCCGCAACGAAGGCGAAAATGCCCGTCTTTACAGGGCTGTGGAAGCAGCCGCGAAGTTTGCTACCGCACTTGGCATCAACATACCTACGGGAAAGGATTCCCTTTCGATGACTCAGAAATATCCCGATGGTGAAAAAGTGCTTGCTCCGGGAACAGTGATCATTTCAACGGTTGGCGAAGTTACTGACATCAGGAAAGTGGTAAAGCCGGCTTTGGTTCAGGAAAAAGACTCAGCCATCGTGTATATTCCTTTCACAAAATCAGGGTTTGAGCTGGGTGGCAGCAGCTTTGCTCAGGTGCTCGACAGCCTGGGAACAGACACTCCCGATGTTGCTGATGCGGAATATTTTGCTAAGGTTTTTGATGGCGTTCAGCAACTGGTCATTGATGAGTTGATTCTGGCAGGACATGATGTTTCAGCCGGAGGACTGATTACAACGCTGCTGGAAATGAATTTTCCCAACCAAGCCGGAGGCCTCGACATCAACATGGATCACATGCGTGATTTGATCCTGATGCGCCTGCTTTTCAGCGAAAAACCGGCTGTTGTAATCCAGGTCAGAAATGGCGATGCAATTATGCGGCGCTTATTAAACTCGGGAATTGAGGCTATTAAGTTAGGGTCATTTTCCGAGATAAGAAAAATCAACATCAGCCATGGCAGCAGATCCCTTGAGTTTGACATTGACAGCCTCAGGGAACTTTGGTTCAAAACGTCCTATCTTTTCGAACGAAATCAGACGATTCCTGAGTTAGCACTCAATCGTTACAAAAACTACAAGAAACAACCTCTGAAGTTCAGGTTTAACAATGACTTTTCCGGTCATTTTGCTCAATTTTGCATCCATCCAAAGCGACGCGAGCATAGCAGAATCAAGGCTGCCATCATTCGCGAAAAAGGGGTAAACGGCGATCGCGAAATGGCCTGGTCGCTCTATCTTGCAGGCTTTGATGTGAAAGATGTCCATACTACCGACTTAATCAGCGGTCGTGAAACACTTGAAGACATCAACTTCATCGTATTTGTTGGCGGGTTTTCCAACTCTGATGTGCTGGGGTCTGGCAAAGGATGGGCCGGGGCGCTGCTTTATAACGAAAAAGCCCGAACGGCACTCGGTAAATTTTATGCCCGAACCGATACCCTCAGCCTTGGCATCTGCAACGGCTGCCAGGTTATGACCGAACTTGGGCTGATTTATCCTGATCACAAGCAACACCCAAAAATGGAACACAACAGTTCGGGGAAGTTTGAGTCAGCATTTTTGAATGTAGATATTTTGCCAAATGAATCGGTAATGCTTAAATCGCTTGCCGGAACCCGACTTGGCATCTGGGTTGCACATGGCGAAGGCCGGTTCAGTTTCCCGCTGGATGAATCGGAATACCGGATTCCGGTAAAGTTTTCATATGAGGAATATCCGGGAAATCCAAACGGTTCTCCTCATGCTGCAGCAGGTATCGTTTCTGATGATGGTCGTCACCTGGCCATGATGCCGCACATCGAACGTGCCATCCTTCCCTGGCAGTGGGCACATTATCCCCAACAAAGGAGAAATGACGAGATGACCCCGTGGCTTGAGGCTTTTGTGAATGCGAGGGAATGGATTAAAAGTAAACTGGAAAACCAATCAAAAGCGTAA
- the selA gene encoding L-seryl-tRNA(Sec) selenium transferase encodes MEIKDELRKIPGVDVLMNHQAIRDLLKIHPRNLITHIIQVSLENVRTAILNGQPAPGEDELIKEISAKITAFARKSLRPVINATGVIVHTNLGRAPFGDLLLDEVHDILRSYNNLEFNLEEGERGSRYVHVTELMKFLTGAEDVLVVNNNAAAVMLILRAFAKNKEVIISRGELIEIGGAFRMPDIMAASDCKMVEVGTTNKTKISDFAQSVTKKTAIIMKAHRSNYVIKGFTTEPTLNELVELGKKTGVTVVYDMGSGLLRKAKVKFLQHEPDVKSTLATGVDLVTFSGDKLLGGPQAGIIAGKKHLIDKLKKEPMTRAVRVGKTVLAMLEAVCMIYLEEPTLLEKSPVFRMMNANPETLRQKSEALAGELTRKGVMNTVVKSQGQAGGGALPEKTIESFAVQLEIPGKSKAEKNEKAEKIHRLLLLQQLPVLGILRKGQLVFDVLTIPDQDMPVAAGIIADVYMEVVHG; translated from the coding sequence ATGGAAATAAAAGACGAACTAAGAAAAATTCCCGGCGTAGATGTGTTGATGAATCATCAGGCGATCAGGGATTTATTGAAAATTCACCCGCGGAATCTCATTACCCACATTATCCAGGTTTCGCTTGAGAATGTAAGGACTGCCATCCTGAATGGTCAACCGGCGCCTGGCGAAGACGAACTGATTAAAGAAATTTCTGCCAAAATCACTGCTTTTGCCCGTAAAAGTCTCCGTCCGGTAATCAACGCCACCGGTGTGATCGTCCATACCAATTTAGGACGTGCCCCCTTTGGCGATCTCCTCCTTGACGAAGTACACGATATTCTTCGCAGCTACAACAACCTTGAGTTCAACCTTGAAGAAGGGGAGCGAGGTTCCCGTTATGTGCACGTCACCGAACTGATGAAATTCCTCACAGGTGCTGAGGATGTCCTTGTGGTGAACAATAATGCCGCTGCGGTGATGCTTATCCTGCGGGCGTTTGCAAAAAATAAAGAGGTGATCATCTCAAGAGGCGAGCTGATCGAAATCGGCGGCGCCTTCCGGATGCCCGATATCATGGCGGCTTCCGACTGTAAAATGGTGGAGGTGGGCACTACAAACAAGACCAAAATCAGCGACTTTGCGCAATCTGTCACAAAGAAAACGGCCATTATCATGAAAGCGCACCGGTCGAACTATGTAATCAAAGGTTTCACTACCGAACCAACCCTTAATGAACTGGTTGAGCTTGGAAAGAAAACCGGCGTCACTGTGGTTTACGACATGGGATCAGGACTGTTGCGCAAGGCAAAAGTGAAGTTTCTGCAACATGAGCCTGACGTGAAATCCACATTGGCCACAGGTGTTGACCTGGTGACTTTTTCAGGAGATAAATTGCTCGGAGGCCCCCAGGCAGGGATCATTGCCGGGAAAAAACATTTGATTGATAAACTGAAAAAAGAGCCGATGACCCGCGCCGTCCGTGTGGGAAAAACGGTGTTGGCCATGCTCGAGGCCGTCTGTATGATCTACCTCGAAGAGCCAACATTGCTGGAAAAAAGCCCCGTTTTCAGGATGATGAATGCCAACCCGGAAACGCTCCGACAGAAATCTGAGGCGTTAGCCGGAGAATTGACAAGGAAAGGGGTGATGAATACGGTCGTTAAAAGCCAGGGACAGGCCGGTGGCGGCGCGCTTCCCGAAAAGACCATCGAGAGTTTTGCCGTTCAGCTTGAAATACCGGGCAAATCAAAAGCTGAAAAGAACGAAAAAGCCGAAAAAATTCACAGGCTGCTGTTATTGCAGCAATTGCCGGTTCTGGGTATTCTGCGCAAAGGGCAGCTTGTGTTTGATGTCTTAACCATCCCCGACCAGGACATGCCGGTTGCTGCCGGGATCATTGCGGATGTTTACATGGAGGTAGTTCATGGCTAA
- the selB gene encoding selenocysteine-specific translation elongation factor, whose product MAKHLIMGTAGHVDHGKTALIRALTGIDCDTHKEEKERGITINLGFAHLELSEELSLGIVDVPGHKDFVKTMVAGAYGIDFVLLVIAADSGIMPQTKEHFNIISMLGIKHGLVALNKSDLVDDEMIELAKLEIMEFLEDSPMEHAPVVAVSSVTGEGIDTLKSEIKKIAQSIPEKSHAAVFRMYIDRIFNIRGIGIVVTGSVLGGEIRIGQDLFLLPGNHDRLKIKSIERHGKQVEIVSAGDRAAINLSGLKYDDFERGMLLAGIQLPEISRLDALVELFQGNTRLGIWSQQIFHTGTFSSKARMHLLNSDELTGGAQAIVQIQLEKPAILLNNDRFILRNSSNDLTIGGGLIIDNRPLHHKRRTGKLRQNLEVLAKAVSDRENLSALILLEMDKAMKPISVEQIADLLGKQPAEIVSAIEHPEINPHVYLFENQKYLVSDVFSSKAEATILLALQNYHSQNPLKETGLETKELAGKVRLTSGFDYFLLEKILAKMWAEKRLKKVGVTFVLKEHQVRFDRKMQDQITWLEEMIRRSGMQRASINEVDAVAQSQNIRKGQLVMYLQYLAANGKIYYNGEDILHTGLVNGIRLTLLRKLAESPRGINEKDFRLLIDGTKKAVQALINIFLQEGIIEKQTFFLHITEKGRRLIGLP is encoded by the coding sequence ATGGCTAAACACCTCATCATGGGGACTGCCGGTCATGTGGATCACGGCAAAACAGCGCTGATCAGGGCCCTGACGGGCATTGACTGCGACACCCATAAGGAGGAGAAAGAACGCGGAATCACCATCAACCTGGGATTTGCTCATCTTGAACTTTCTGAAGAGCTTTCGCTCGGAATTGTGGATGTACCCGGGCATAAGGATTTTGTGAAAACCATGGTGGCCGGCGCATACGGAATTGATTTCGTGTTGCTGGTCATTGCTGCCGACAGCGGAATTATGCCTCAGACCAAAGAACATTTTAACATCATCAGTATGCTCGGGATTAAGCACGGGCTGGTTGCCCTGAACAAATCAGACCTGGTGGATGATGAAATGATCGAACTGGCCAAACTCGAGATCATGGAGTTTCTCGAGGACAGCCCTATGGAGCACGCGCCTGTTGTTGCCGTGTCCTCAGTAACCGGAGAGGGAATTGACACATTAAAATCGGAGATCAAAAAAATTGCCCAAAGTATCCCCGAAAAAAGTCATGCAGCTGTCTTTCGGATGTATATCGACCGCATTTTCAACATCCGTGGAATTGGCATCGTAGTAACCGGATCGGTGCTTGGCGGCGAAATCAGGATCGGGCAGGATTTATTCTTACTGCCTGGAAACCATGACAGACTGAAAATTAAAAGTATTGAGCGGCATGGAAAGCAGGTTGAAATCGTTTCGGCCGGCGACCGTGCAGCGATCAATCTTTCCGGGCTGAAATACGACGACTTCGAACGGGGTATGCTGCTCGCCGGCATACAACTCCCAGAAATCAGCAGGCTGGATGCACTCGTGGAATTGTTTCAGGGAAATACCCGTCTTGGTATTTGGTCGCAACAGATTTTCCACACGGGCACTTTTTCGTCAAAAGCAAGAATGCACCTTTTAAACTCAGATGAGCTGACCGGCGGGGCACAGGCCATTGTCCAGATTCAACTCGAAAAACCCGCCATCCTGCTCAACAACGACCGGTTTATCCTGCGCAATTCTTCCAACGATTTAACCATTGGAGGTGGGCTCATCATCGACAACCGTCCGCTCCATCACAAGCGCCGCACCGGGAAACTGCGTCAAAACCTCGAGGTCCTCGCCAAAGCTGTTTCCGATCGGGAAAATCTTTCCGCCCTGATACTGCTTGAGATGGATAAAGCCATGAAACCAATCTCAGTCGAACAAATCGCAGACTTATTGGGAAAGCAACCTGCAGAAATCGTTTCAGCCATTGAGCATCCTGAAATCAACCCTCATGTCTATCTTTTTGAAAATCAAAAATACCTTGTATCCGACGTTTTTTCCAGCAAAGCAGAGGCTACTATTTTACTTGCACTGCAAAACTACCATTCGCAGAACCCATTGAAAGAAACCGGGCTTGAGACAAAGGAGCTTGCCGGTAAAGTAAGGCTAACCAGTGGATTTGATTATTTTTTACTGGAAAAAATTCTTGCGAAAATGTGGGCCGAAAAAAGGCTGAAAAAAGTCGGGGTAACCTTTGTGTTAAAAGAACACCAGGTCAGGTTCGACCGGAAAATGCAGGATCAGATCACCTGGCTCGAAGAGATGATCCGCCGGTCGGGAATGCAACGCGCTTCAATCAACGAAGTGGATGCCGTTGCTCAGTCGCAGAATATCCGCAAAGGCCAGTTGGTGATGTACCTTCAGTACCTGGCCGCCAACGGGAAGATTTATTACAATGGAGAGGATATTCTCCACACCGGTCTTGTGAATGGCATTCGCCTCACACTCTTGCGCAAATTGGCCGAGAGTCCGCGTGGCATTAACGAAAAGGATTTCCGGCTGCTGATTGATGGAACCAAAAAAGCCGTTCAGGCATTGATCAATATTTTCCTTCAGGAAGGGATCATCGAGAAACAAACGTTCTTCCTCCACATCACAGAAAAGGGCAGGCGGTTGATTGGATTGCCATAG
- a CDS encoding CPBP family intramembrane metalloprotease: protein MLRQEPLLLRHPAFVKLFVLFLLILVMWLITFFLGVLLSRPLFGIPVMETLSGIGIPENPEEISLLKFMQVLSQLGAFVLPGLIFAFLVSFSVSEYLGLKKLPGLFSAISVVLLMYLLLPVINELVKINQAMVLPDSLHAIEEWMRTAETRAEELTKAFLNTRTIWGLVINLLIVGVIASVAEELLFRAVLIRVFRSWLGNVHIAVVLSAIIFSAFHLQFFGFLPRFVLGLIFGYLFVWSGSVWLPILAHFINNASAVMVYYLFEQGVVETPAEEFGSVESTVLLWVSIVLSLALIFFVVMNEQTGLRFLKRNR, encoded by the coding sequence ATGCTGCGTCAGGAACCGCTCTTACTTAGACATCCGGCTTTTGTAAAACTCTTTGTGCTATTTCTGCTCATCCTGGTGATGTGGTTGATTACTTTTTTTCTGGGTGTGCTGCTTTCCCGTCCTTTGTTTGGTATTCCCGTAATGGAAACATTATCCGGGATTGGGATTCCCGAAAACCCGGAAGAGATTTCTCTCCTGAAGTTCATGCAGGTGTTGAGCCAGCTGGGGGCTTTTGTGCTTCCAGGTTTAATTTTTGCCTTTTTGGTTAGTTTCAGTGTCAGCGAATACCTTGGATTAAAGAAGCTACCCGGACTGTTTTCAGCCATTTCTGTTGTTTTGCTGATGTACCTTCTGCTTCCTGTTATCAACGAACTGGTTAAAATCAACCAGGCCATGGTGTTGCCGGATAGTCTTCACGCTATTGAGGAATGGATGCGGACGGCCGAAACCCGGGCTGAAGAGCTGACCAAAGCATTTCTCAACACCCGGACGATCTGGGGGTTGGTCATCAATCTGCTGATCGTCGGCGTGATCGCTTCTGTGGCTGAGGAATTGTTGTTCAGGGCGGTGCTGATCAGGGTCTTCAGAAGCTGGCTGGGAAATGTACACATCGCCGTAGTGCTGTCTGCCATCATTTTCAGCGCTTTTCATTTACAGTTTTTTGGCTTTTTACCCAGGTTTGTTCTCGGACTGATCTTTGGCTATCTTTTTGTTTGGTCGGGATCTGTCTGGTTGCCCATACTCGCGCATTTTATCAATAATGCTTCGGCTGTAATGGTTTATTATCTTTTCGAGCAGGGTGTTGTGGAAACGCCGGCTGAAGAGTTCGGAAGTGTCGAAAGCACCGTTTTACTGTGGGTGAGTATAGTTCTTTCTCTGGCATTAATCTTCTTTGTGGTGATGAACGAACAAACCGGACTCAGGTTTTTGAAAAGAAACCGGTAA